The Neodiprion virginianus isolate iyNeoVirg1 chromosome 5, iyNeoVirg1.1, whole genome shotgun sequence genome contains a region encoding:
- the LOC124305107 gene encoding esterase E4-like, with protein MIAAKLKQLNRLDSRHRGVMGKIGYVIALAALFLGLGYNYYFTYDYVHVTIDKGVIRGFKTTTWRGVPFFSFKGIPYAQPPLGKLRFKAPQEETAWSGVRDAVSHGSICPQLDVALPILRGDEDCLFINVYTPSLGSERLSVMFWIHGGGFEQGSANDEIYGPDYFMGTGVILVTVNYRLGALGFLSSGDDDAPGNTGLKDQAAALRWVKRNIARFGGDPENVTIFGESAGSACVHYHILSPMSAGLFSRAIGQSGSSLNNWAHTNDGAAVTIRLAEYLGAKNLGQNTKRAVDFLRTAPYSDIVKAQQALKTPEEVRIRKAFLFVPTVEKGVKSEEVFMPDSPLNLLKSGNFNKVPFITGYNSHEGYFFTKAIAKPEIRKMALEDTERYVPQDIKNEVLRNELATSIRKFYFKDKPVHPDKIDDFVNLHSDITFIAGTNLVVKLLLRHSQAPIYYYVFEYTGKLNLVKFMLWIEHLPGASHGDDLGYLFYQRILFWRKPVAGSDDEHVINTMIRLWTNFAKYGNPTPNEDPLTWKPVTLDEFNFLNISGRDTRLQINPNHERVRFWDEAYQKSTIIDY; from the exons ATGATCGCTGCCAAGTTGAAGCAGCTAAATCGGTTAGACAGTCGTCACCGTGGTGTCATGGGAAAGATCGGCTACGTGATCGCGCTTGCCGCGCTGTTTCTGGGTCTAGGTTATAACTACTATTTCACCTACGACTACGTTCACGTGACCATCGACAAAGGTGTGATTCGCGGATTCAAAACCACCACCTGGCGCGGCGTTCCATTCTTCAGTTTCAAGGGAATACCCTACGCACAACCACCGCTGGGGAAGCTCAGGTTCAAG GCTCCACAAGAGGAAACTGCGTGGTCGGGAGTCCGAGATGCGGTTTCGCACGGCAGCATATGTCCGCAGCTCGACGTAGCGTTGCCCATTTTACGGGGTGACGAGGACTGCCTCTTCATCAACGTCTACACCCCGTCTTTGGGGTCCGAACGCCTCTCCGTTATGTTCTGGATCCATGGCGGAGGTTTCGAGCAAGGTTCCGCCAATGACGAGATTTACGGTCCGGACTATTTCATGGGAACCGGCGTTATCCTTGTCACAGTGAACTATCGCCTTGGCGCACTCG GGTTCCTTTCTTCCGGGGACGACGATGCCCCCGGCAACACTGGACTCAAGGACCAGGCTGCGGCACTCCGCTGGGTAAAGCGGAACATTGCAAGATTTGGCGGAGACCCTGAGAACGTCACCATATTCGGGGAGAGCGCGGGAAGCGCCTGTGTCCATTATCACATCCTGTCTCCGATGTCGGCCG GCCTCTTCTCACGCGCTATCGGCCAGAGTGGATCGTCTCTGAATAACTGGGCCCATACCAATGACGGGGCCGCGGTTACGATACGACTCGCCGAATATTTGGGGGCAAAAAATCTCGGCCAGAACACGAAACGGgctgtcgattttttgaggaCTGCGCCCTACTCGGACATCGTCAAGGCTCAGCAAGCGCTGAAAACTCCGGAG gagGTCAGGATACGGAAGGCTTTTCTTTTCGTGCCGACCGTTGAAAAGGGTGTCAAGTCCGAGGAGGTCTTCATGCCCGATTCACCTCTGAATTTACTGAAATCTGGCAACTTCAACAAAGTCCCGTTCATCACTGGCTACAACAGTCACGAAGGCTACTTCTTTACGAAAG CGATAGCGAAACCGGAGATAAGAAAAATGGCTCTTGAGGACACGGAGCGATACGTCCCACAGGATATCAAGAATGAGGTGCTGCGAAACGAGCTAGCTACCTCCATTCGCaagttttatttcaaagaCAAACCAGTCCACCCTGACAAGATCGACGATTTCGTAAAC CTTCACTCGGATATAACATTCATAGCAGGAACCAACTTGGTAGTGAAACTTCTGCTCCGTCATAGCCAGGCGCCCATTTATTACTACGTTTTCGAGTACACCGGGAAGCTAAACCTCGTTAAGTTCATGCTATGGATAGAACATCTTCCAG GTGCGTCCCACGGTGACGATCTTGGATACTTGTTTTATCAGAGAATTTTGTTCTGGAGAAAACCGGTGGCTGGTTCAGACGATGAGCACGTGATCAACACAATGATCAGACTCTGGACGAACTTCGCTAAGTATGG GAATCCGACACCGAACGAGGATCCCTTGACTTGGAAGCCCGTAACTCTAGACGAATTCAACTTCTTAAACATTTCTGGACGTGATACCAGACTTCAGATAAATCCTAATCACGAACGTGTCCGATTCTGGGATGAGGCTTACCAAAAATCAACGATAATCGATTATTGA